One region of Streptomyces subrutilus genomic DNA includes:
- a CDS encoding maleylpyruvate isomerase family mycothiol-dependent enzyme has translation MEHVQRIDLFRSEAAAFEQAARHALDPGGAPPLVPACPDWSVSDLVGHLGGVQRYVAHLLREGLQERPDPSDLSLYDLPDDPAALAAWPRPERAPNREPVPDALTAWFTQGAEQLATVFGEVGPDLPVWTWAPERTSGFWLRTQVIELAVHRWDAQSATGTPTPLDPALATDAVSQTLEVMAPARRSWCAPPAGKGERYRFRRTDGPESWTVVFAGDEVLLEPGSTAPVDVEAAGSASDLALFLWGRLAATDLKATGDETLLPHWFTLVPSV, from the coding sequence ATGGAACACGTCCAGCGGATCGACCTCTTCCGGAGCGAGGCGGCCGCCTTCGAGCAGGCCGCCCGCCACGCCCTCGACCCCGGCGGGGCCCCGCCCCTGGTCCCCGCGTGCCCCGACTGGTCGGTGTCCGACCTCGTCGGGCACCTCGGCGGGGTGCAGCGCTACGTCGCCCACCTCCTGCGGGAGGGCCTCCAGGAGCGGCCGGACCCGAGCGACCTCTCCCTGTACGACCTCCCGGACGACCCGGCGGCGCTGGCCGCCTGGCCGCGGCCCGAGCGGGCACCGAACCGGGAGCCGGTGCCGGACGCGCTGACGGCCTGGTTCACGCAGGGCGCGGAGCAGCTGGCGACGGTGTTCGGCGAGGTCGGGCCGGACCTGCCGGTGTGGACCTGGGCGCCGGAGCGGACCTCCGGCTTCTGGCTGCGGACGCAGGTGATCGAGCTGGCGGTCCACCGGTGGGACGCGCAGTCCGCGACCGGTACCCCGACCCCCCTCGACCCGGCCCTCGCTACGGACGCCGTGAGCCAGACCTTGGAGGTGATGGCGCCGGCCCGCCGCTCCTGGTGCGCGCCGCCCGCCGGAAAGGGGGAGCGGTACCGCTTCCGGCGCACCGACGGCCCCGAATCCTGGACCGTCGTCTTCGCGGGGGACGAGGTGCTCCTGGAGCCAGGATCCACCGCCCCGGTGGACGTCGAGGCCGCGGGCTCCGCCTCCGACCTCGCGCTCTTCCTCTGGGGCCGTCTCGCCGCCACCGACCTGAAGGCGACCGGCGACGAGACCCTCCTCCCGCACTGGTTCACCCTGGTCCCGTCGGTCTGA